AACCGGCGATCTTAGCAACGCGGCGGCCGCTTCCCCGGGGATGTCCTGGCATTCTTTGGCCACTTTTCTTATTTCAGGAACCTTAATTCCCCAAAACACATCACCTTCAGCATATTCACCCGGACCGGTTTTAAAAAACCTTTGCAGGGTCTTCGCGTTTTCAGGATTTCCAAGCTTGTGCAACTTTTTTTGAATCGTCTTAATATTCATCATTAAAACTTCATTAATACCTTTGACGGCGATACTACTGTTTATAACCGATCATTCTGAGAAAATCCTTCCTTTTTTGAATGTCGGCATCGGTTTCTATCCCCTTGGAGGCAAAGCCGTCGATAACACCTAATATTCCGCGACCCTGTTGGGTTTGGGCAATGACGACCTCCACCGGATTTGCCGTTGCGCAGAAAATGCCGCACACCTCCGGAACATTCTGGATGGTATTTAGAATATTGATGGGAAACATATCTTTCATAAACATGATGAAACAGTGACCGGCTGAAAGGTTGTAGGCGTTCGTCTTGGCCAGCTCGACCAGCTTGTCATCGGTACCGGTATATCGCACCAGGCATACGTCGGAAGCTTC
The genomic region above belongs to Candidatus Desulfatibia profunda and contains:
- a CDS encoding adenosine-specific kinase, which encodes MELKTVKIENPDHLNMILGQTHFIKSVEDIHEAVVTTVPMAKFGLAFCEASDVCLVRYTGTDDKLVELAKTNAYNLSAGHCFIMFMKDMFPINILNTIQNVPEVCGIFCATANPVEVVIAQTQQGRGILGVIDGFASKGIETDADIQKRKDFLRMIGYKQ